A region of Pleionea litopenaei DNA encodes the following proteins:
- the lipA gene encoding lipoyl synthase: MSENPSVNLKSEKPAKKVAGVKLRGADKTARIPIKIEPTEEMPRKPDWIRVRLPSGNQVQEIKNMLRNKKLHTVCEEASCPNLPECFGHGTATFMILGDICTRRCPFCDVAHGRPLQPDADEPKNLADSVVSMGLKYVVITSVDRDDLRDGGAQHFVDCVNQVREQSPQTKVETLVPDFRGRMDRALEILGAGLPDVFNHNLETVPRLYRQARPGADYQWSLDLLKKHKALYPKVATKSGLMVGLGETNEEIVEVMKDLRAHDVDMLTIGQYLQPSKDHHPVKRFVTPAEFKELGQIAEELGFVNVASGPMVRSSYHADKQAAGEKIS, encoded by the coding sequence ATGAGTGAAAACCCATCTGTTAACCTAAAGTCTGAAAAACCAGCTAAAAAAGTGGCGGGTGTAAAGTTACGTGGCGCAGATAAAACTGCGCGCATTCCAATTAAAATCGAGCCTACTGAAGAAATGCCGCGTAAGCCTGATTGGATTCGCGTTCGTTTGCCCAGTGGAAACCAAGTGCAAGAAATCAAAAACATGCTGCGCAATAAAAAGTTGCATACGGTATGTGAAGAAGCATCTTGTCCGAATCTGCCAGAGTGTTTCGGGCATGGTACGGCGACGTTTATGATACTTGGAGATATTTGCACACGTCGCTGTCCTTTTTGCGATGTAGCACATGGTCGCCCATTGCAACCGGACGCTGATGAACCTAAGAATTTGGCCGACTCGGTCGTCAGCATGGGACTCAAGTACGTGGTTATTACCTCCGTTGATCGAGATGATCTTAGAGACGGCGGGGCGCAACACTTTGTTGACTGTGTTAATCAGGTTCGAGAGCAATCTCCGCAAACCAAAGTTGAAACCTTGGTCCCGGATTTTCGCGGACGAATGGATCGTGCTTTAGAAATATTAGGCGCAGGCTTGCCAGATGTTTTTAATCACAATTTAGAGACAGTACCACGTCTTTATCGTCAAGCTCGTCCAGGAGCTGACTATCAATGGTCGTTAGACTTGCTAAAAAAGCACAAAGCGTTGTATCCGAAGGTAGCAACCAAATCAGGCTTGATGGTTGGACTCGGAGAGACGAACGAAGAAATCGTCGAAGTGATGAAAGACTTACGCGCTCACGATGTCGATATGTTGACGATTGGTCAGTATTTACAACCAAGTAAGGATCATCATCCCGTTAAGCGCTTTGTAACGCCAGCGGAGTTTAAAGAGTTAGGTCAAATTGCCGAAGAGCTAGGCTTCGTTAATGTGGCCAGTGGCCCGATGGTTCGCTCTTCTTATCATGCGGACAAACAAGCGGCTGGTGAGAAGATTTCGTAA
- the ybeD gene encoding DUF493 family protein YbeD, with product MSQSDTPSGINPELWEFPCQIAFKTMAVNRIDIDIEVLSVVQNVVPGDYAPQLTPSTKGNYVSITIHLTLHSSDQVEQLYREVRAIPDVKMCL from the coding sequence ATGAGTCAGTCCGATACGCCTTCTGGCATTAACCCTGAACTTTGGGAATTCCCTTGCCAAATCGCATTCAAGACCATGGCTGTCAATCGTATTGACATTGATATCGAGGTTCTGTCGGTTGTGCAGAATGTCGTGCCCGGCGATTACGCTCCGCAATTAACACCGTCGACTAAGGGTAACTACGTTTCGATCACGATTCATCTCACTCTGCATTCTAGCGATCAGGTAGAGCAATTGTATCGCGAAGTGCGAGCTATTCCCGATGTAAAGATGTGTCTCTGA
- a CDS encoding DedA family protein encodes MFESYSQSILRFIEQSPEWAFFIVLGITFLESLAFIGVLMPGWLLLVGVGALVGSQVLGFYPIVLAMLIGAVLGEGLSYYLGYHYREKIRQWRWIESHQKGLERADRFIAQYGAMSLVIGRFIGPVRAVLPVVAGVSGMRQGYFWFINISSGLLWAPLYLLPGVLVGAAINLPEGSQEVLAVAAIGEVMLLWLARRWWIQSNKIENNDQSRLLRFRVIMAIICGLLLLLIVLMSEVGQALINTLARVLSVVM; translated from the coding sequence TTGTTTGAGAGTTACAGTCAGTCCATTTTACGCTTTATTGAGCAGTCTCCTGAGTGGGCCTTTTTTATTGTTTTAGGCATTACCTTTCTTGAGTCTTTAGCTTTTATCGGAGTGTTGATGCCCGGGTGGCTTCTGCTGGTTGGCGTTGGGGCACTGGTGGGTAGCCAGGTTCTGGGTTTTTATCCTATTGTACTCGCGATGTTGATTGGGGCCGTTCTTGGGGAAGGTTTAAGTTATTATTTAGGGTATCATTATCGCGAAAAAATTCGCCAATGGCGGTGGATAGAGTCGCATCAAAAAGGGCTCGAACGAGCTGATCGGTTTATTGCGCAATACGGTGCAATGAGCCTTGTGATAGGTCGATTTATTGGGCCTGTTCGAGCGGTGTTACCGGTAGTTGCAGGTGTTTCAGGCATGCGACAGGGGTATTTCTGGTTTATTAATATTAGCTCAGGCTTGCTTTGGGCGCCTCTATACTTATTACCCGGAGTGCTGGTGGGTGCTGCAATTAACCTACCGGAAGGCAGTCAAGAAGTACTCGCGGTAGCGGCGATAGGAGAAGTGATGCTGCTTTGGTTGGCGCGGCGTTGGTGGATACAGTCAAATAAAATCGAGAACAACGATCAGTCTCGGCTACTTCGCTTTCGAGTAATCATGGCGATCATTTGCGGCTTATTATTATTGCTAATCGTATTGATGAGTGAGGTTGGCCAAGCTCTCATCAATACCCTTGCTCGAGTATTATCGGTCGTTATGTGA
- a CDS encoding D-alanyl-D-alanine carboxypeptidase family protein yields the protein MTRFAAFLLILSLTITARVVAITPAPPALGADGYILMDYQSGHVIAENNADNPLPPASLTKMMTSYVVSAELAAGNIQLTDMVTVSENAWAKNFPESSKMFIEVNKQVSVEDLLKGLIISSGGDASVALAEHIAGSEDAFAQLMNMHAQKLGMTNTHFVNAHGLTADGHQTTARDMAILARALIKDYPQEYELYKLKEFTYNNIRQYNRNSLLWDRSLEVDGVKTGHTEAAGYCLVSSAVKDGMRLIAVVMGTSSEDARKIESKKLLTYGFRFFETVSPLTANSQVHQARVWGGEVEQATLGVLEQTYLTIPRGKRQQLKANYVVENELEAPLAKGQVVGQIFFELEGEEVAKVPMVALEDVAEGGWFSRMIDAISRWFSELFS from the coding sequence ATGACTCGGTTTGCAGCATTTTTACTGATTTTATCCCTCACTATCACCGCTCGTGTTGTCGCGATAACGCCAGCACCTCCTGCACTTGGTGCCGATGGGTACATTTTAATGGATTATCAGTCTGGGCATGTGATCGCCGAAAACAACGCCGATAACCCTCTTCCTCCAGCCAGCTTAACAAAAATGATGACCAGCTATGTGGTCTCAGCAGAGTTGGCGGCAGGAAATATTCAGCTAACCGATATGGTAACGGTGAGCGAGAATGCTTGGGCGAAGAATTTCCCTGAGTCGTCAAAAATGTTTATTGAAGTCAATAAACAGGTGTCGGTCGAAGACTTATTGAAGGGGCTGATTATCTCTTCTGGTGGTGACGCGAGTGTTGCATTAGCAGAACACATTGCGGGCTCAGAAGATGCCTTTGCACAGTTAATGAATATGCACGCTCAGAAGTTGGGAATGACCAACACGCATTTTGTGAACGCCCATGGCTTAACGGCGGATGGTCATCAAACCACTGCTCGAGATATGGCAATTTTAGCGCGTGCTTTAATTAAAGACTATCCGCAAGAATATGAACTGTACAAGTTGAAAGAGTTTACCTACAACAATATTCGACAATACAACCGCAACAGCTTGCTTTGGGATCGTAGCCTCGAAGTCGATGGTGTAAAAACGGGTCATACAGAAGCTGCAGGTTACTGCTTGGTTTCATCGGCTGTAAAAGATGGTATGCGTTTGATCGCTGTGGTTATGGGCACGAGCAGTGAAGATGCTCGTAAAATTGAGAGTAAGAAGTTGCTAACTTATGGCTTCCGATTTTTCGAAACGGTATCGCCTTTGACAGCCAATTCGCAAGTGCATCAAGCTCGAGTATGGGGTGGAGAGGTTGAACAGGCGACGTTAGGCGTTTTAGAGCAAACCTACTTAACCATTCCTCGTGGAAAACGTCAGCAACTCAAGGCCAACTACGTCGTCGAAAATGAACTCGAAGCGCCATTAGCAAAAGGGCAGGTTGTAGGACAAATTTTCTTTGAGTTAGAGGGCGAAGAAGTGGCTAAGGTACCGATGGTGGCGCTCGAAGACGTTGCCGAAGGTGGCTGGTTCTCGCGTATGATCGACGCCATCAGTCGCTGGTTTAGTGAACTCTTCTCTTAA
- a CDS encoding DUF1853 family protein produces the protein MTTLKYPSTHPLLEETPKQLMQRLAWCVLTPELVTIPQNFFVHANDRAQFWQSFKREVERNTQEKWIDKLYQDIEQLKTFRLGDLFECFINFIFSVHPDYQVIERNLQVIVDGVTLGELDLLVQNKNNHSLLHIEMASKFYLNIPWMGKDFWVGSNVKDRLDLKLDRLIHHQLALSSHPAMLHWLAERNLPKAQACSLLRGQLFHSFSSMSERMKLSDTGSTPDSQVRNSFKALSATAVWATSEELEQGLQSLGQSTEQLSVVRLEKFQWLGLCDFNNTPSKLSDLLEQGVAKRPCILRINADNEDEFSVFWLPSDWPDKVNNEYPDPLS, from the coding sequence GTGACAACTTTAAAATACCCGTCAACCCACCCGCTACTTGAAGAGACACCCAAGCAGTTAATGCAGCGGTTGGCTTGGTGTGTTTTGACCCCGGAACTTGTGACTATCCCACAAAACTTTTTTGTTCACGCCAATGATCGAGCACAGTTTTGGCAATCGTTTAAAAGAGAAGTTGAGCGTAACACTCAAGAAAAATGGATAGATAAGCTTTATCAAGATATTGAGCAACTAAAAACTTTTCGTTTAGGTGATTTATTTGAATGTTTTATCAACTTCATTTTTTCTGTGCACCCTGACTATCAAGTGATCGAACGAAACCTACAAGTGATCGTCGATGGTGTAACACTAGGTGAACTTGATCTGCTGGTGCAAAATAAGAATAACCACTCTTTACTGCATATAGAAATGGCCAGTAAATTCTATTTGAACATTCCATGGATGGGTAAAGACTTTTGGGTGGGTTCAAATGTGAAAGATAGGCTCGATCTTAAATTAGATCGACTGATACATCATCAGTTAGCCTTATCGAGCCACCCAGCAATGCTGCATTGGCTGGCTGAGCGAAACCTGCCAAAAGCGCAAGCCTGCAGTTTATTACGAGGTCAACTATTCCATTCTTTCTCATCAATGAGTGAGCGAATGAAACTCTCCGACACAGGTTCCACCCCAGATTCACAAGTGAGAAATTCCTTCAAGGCACTGAGTGCGACCGCTGTTTGGGCCACCAGCGAGGAATTGGAACAAGGCTTACAGAGCTTAGGTCAGTCAACAGAACAACTGTCCGTTGTGCGTTTGGAGAAGTTCCAATGGCTCGGATTATGCGATTTTAACAATACCCCAAGCAAGCTATCCGATTTACTGGAACAAGGTGTTGCTAAACGGCCATGCATATTGCGTATCAACGCGGATAATGAAGATGAATTCTCGGTCTTTTGGTTGCCCAGCGACTGGCCAGATAAAGTCAATAATGAATACCCTGACCCTCTTTCGTAA
- a CDS encoding tetratricopeptide repeat-containing diguanylate cyclase, whose translation MNNIFAENAVHPIVEKFGAMSAKEPIKTIEEIDQALKDPKLPLLPRLDIMVIKSDTFNRLGYLEQYLENSRQGFELAQAHKKQDYASRFKLDEAEALSQLNKWEQSKVVFKEALVTIETLDNRFLEAQAKSKFGLASYYNEEHEAALKLLLDAYEIYQEEAPGFLATTLANIALVYDATGEHETAIDYFFKSLSYIDEKEQEQNASITYYNIGYVSIKVKKYDQAEEYLKKSLTIAEKFNIVQGVAFAKSQLGLLEYERQHYETAEVYLKESLSLAQNIKNQRLINATMSDLLKNQIKQGKTEEVDVLINQLMARLSDKEDKDKLVVLRHAADHYSDQGRFQEAIDYYNKVINVFEELIKSNRIKEMKKLQNEFNDKLQQQELEILKQRNELQQLNLEKQESQKTIFILAALILTTLLMSALIFWRREKISHQKYAELALTDELTGVPNRRQIFSIAERELNGFFRENGKLMFCLLDLDFFKRINDSYGHDVGDRVLIEFAVAIRCAIREHDSLGRIGGEEWLLILNQVDVDDLDVVFDRIRSQCAKIDVDGLDEVITVSMGVTLAHSDDESIEVALKRADEALYDAKHQGRNRYAIKLRHG comes from the coding sequence GTGAATAACATATTTGCTGAAAATGCTGTTCATCCTATCGTTGAGAAATTTGGCGCGATGTCGGCAAAGGAGCCAATAAAGACGATTGAAGAAATCGATCAAGCATTAAAAGATCCAAAACTTCCTTTATTGCCCCGGCTCGATATAATGGTGATAAAGTCGGATACCTTTAACCGACTAGGTTATCTCGAACAATATTTAGAAAATTCACGCCAAGGATTTGAACTCGCGCAAGCCCATAAAAAACAAGACTATGCCAGTCGGTTTAAGTTAGATGAAGCAGAAGCCTTGTCTCAACTGAATAAATGGGAACAATCTAAAGTGGTTTTCAAAGAAGCCCTTGTAACGATTGAAACGCTCGATAATCGATTTCTTGAGGCTCAAGCAAAATCTAAATTCGGTCTAGCCAGTTATTACAATGAAGAGCACGAAGCTGCATTAAAGCTGCTATTAGACGCTTATGAAATTTACCAAGAAGAAGCTCCGGGTTTTTTAGCTACGACGCTTGCGAATATTGCGTTGGTCTATGACGCAACCGGAGAGCATGAAACGGCAATAGACTATTTTTTCAAAAGTCTAAGCTACATCGATGAAAAGGAACAAGAGCAAAATGCATCAATTACCTATTACAATATAGGGTATGTTTCAATAAAGGTTAAAAAATACGATCAAGCCGAAGAGTATTTAAAGAAGTCATTAACTATTGCTGAAAAATTTAATATTGTTCAAGGAGTGGCTTTCGCTAAATCGCAATTAGGTTTGCTTGAGTATGAGAGGCAACATTATGAGACTGCAGAGGTTTATTTAAAGGAATCGTTAAGCCTAGCTCAAAATATTAAGAACCAGCGTCTGATCAACGCAACCATGTCTGATCTTCTCAAGAATCAAATAAAACAAGGTAAAACCGAAGAAGTCGATGTTCTAATTAATCAATTAATGGCGCGATTAAGCGATAAAGAAGATAAAGACAAGTTAGTTGTATTGCGGCATGCTGCCGACCATTATTCGGACCAAGGCCGATTTCAAGAAGCCATTGATTACTACAACAAAGTCATCAATGTGTTTGAAGAGCTAATAAAGTCTAATCGAATTAAAGAAATGAAAAAGTTACAAAATGAGTTCAATGATAAATTACAACAACAAGAGCTTGAAATATTAAAACAACGAAATGAACTGCAGCAATTGAACTTAGAGAAGCAAGAAAGTCAAAAAACCATTTTTATATTGGCCGCATTGATTTTAACAACGTTACTGATGTCTGCTTTGATCTTTTGGCGACGAGAGAAAATTAGTCATCAAAAATACGCAGAGTTAGCCCTTACGGATGAATTAACCGGCGTTCCAAACCGTCGCCAAATCTTTTCGATTGCAGAAAGAGAACTGAATGGTTTTTTCAGAGAAAACGGAAAGCTAATGTTTTGCTTGCTTGATCTCGACTTCTTTAAGCGAATTAATGACAGTTATGGGCACGATGTTGGCGATCGAGTCTTGATTGAATTTGCTGTGGCAATTCGCTGTGCGATTCGTGAGCACGATTCATTAGGTCGGATCGGCGGAGAAGAGTGGTTGTTAATTCTTAATCAAGTCGACGTTGATGATTTAGATGTAGTGTTCGATCGCATTCGAAGTCAGTGTGCCAAGATAGATGTCGATGGCCTCGATGAAGTAATAACGGTCAGTATGGGAGTTACTTTGGCTCACTCAGATGATGAGAGTATCGAAGTTGCTTTGAAACGAGCAGACGAGGCACTCTACGATGCCAAGCATCAAGGA
- the lipB gene encoding lipoyl(octanoyl) transferase LipB: protein MGAIEVETAPADDLTERLVVRQLGRQDYQPVWKAMSAFTDQRDQSTSDEIWLVEHEPVFTQGQAGKAEHILAPGDIPVVQVDRGGQVTYHGPGQQVVYFLIDLRRKKFGVRDLVSAIEDAVVDTLESMNIAAHPRADAPGVYVESGAKICSLGLRIRKGCSFHGLALNINMDLSPFNRINPCGYAGMQVTDIKTEGGFDSLEKVSPVLVNHIMKNLEYRQAQSLVGLE, encoded by the coding sequence ATGGGAGCCATTGAAGTGGAAACTGCCCCCGCTGATGACTTGACTGAGCGACTTGTTGTTCGGCAGTTGGGACGTCAAGATTACCAGCCGGTGTGGAAGGCCATGTCAGCGTTTACTGATCAACGCGATCAGAGCACCAGCGATGAGATTTGGTTAGTGGAACATGAGCCGGTGTTTACGCAAGGGCAAGCGGGCAAAGCTGAACACATTTTAGCGCCAGGCGATATTCCAGTGGTTCAAGTCGACCGAGGCGGACAGGTTACCTATCATGGACCTGGTCAGCAAGTGGTGTACTTTCTCATCGATTTGCGACGTAAAAAGTTTGGCGTGCGTGATTTGGTATCGGCCATTGAAGATGCTGTGGTTGATACTCTCGAATCTATGAATATCGCTGCGCACCCCCGCGCTGATGCGCCGGGTGTGTACGTCGAAAGTGGCGCAAAAATTTGTTCACTCGGCTTAAGAATCCGTAAAGGGTGTTCGTTTCATGGTTTAGCGCTGAACATCAATATGGACTTGAGTCCTTTTAATCGCATTAACCCTTGCGGTTATGCTGGAATGCAAGTTACCGATATTAAAACTGAAGGCGGCTTCGACAGTTTAGAAAAAGTCTCGCCGGTTTTAGTTAACCATATTATGAAAAATCTAGAATACCGCCAAGCTCAATCGTTGGTCGGTTTGGAGTAG
- a CDS encoding DUF3667 domain-containing protein, whose product MMTEQAATHNSMIEQPKESEQQQCKNCHTPLSGPFCHQCGQPDRSIIRFFGTLIHELLEDIISIDSRAARTLFALLFKPGFLTKEYVAGRRFRYVPPLRLFLLTSIFCIFFIWVLNKTTDAHQVQINGENIVAGEKIKEKQYQEILKSLSDKPLEELNEEERAKARNKLDTINRAMALTGQEQSFPIPKELLTEQERKELAKTPPDVKQVPNVENTGVEKQETSSLLNNDSNQQGVNETDQTHANESTKPKDEENQNAIEGNSKDKAVPEAPETPNTNDIGINVDDDNVTVNFPFLSEEDNKQLSERLKTNIKKLKDPDEREDFWSDMLEVIPKLMLLLVPLFAIVMKISYPFARRYYIEHLIHAFHGHAFLFLAILLSLWFEIINDSLISSDNGLVRFIGHGFGFLEVAMLIWIPIYFLISLRVVYQQNWFLTVWKWFFLSLLYFIMAAFSATVALIVAVLLN is encoded by the coding sequence ATGATGACGGAACAAGCAGCCACACACAACTCAATGATTGAGCAACCCAAAGAATCCGAACAACAGCAATGTAAAAATTGTCACACGCCTTTGTCAGGCCCTTTTTGTCATCAATGTGGCCAACCGGATCGTTCCATTATTCGGTTTTTCGGAACCCTTATCCATGAATTACTCGAAGATATTATCAGTATCGATTCTCGCGCCGCGAGAACACTTTTCGCGTTACTGTTTAAACCGGGCTTTTTAACCAAAGAATATGTCGCTGGTCGCCGCTTTCGCTATGTACCTCCGCTCCGTCTATTTCTATTAACCAGCATATTCTGTATCTTTTTTATCTGGGTGCTGAATAAGACCACCGATGCACATCAAGTTCAAATTAACGGAGAGAATATTGTTGCTGGAGAAAAGATCAAAGAAAAGCAATATCAAGAAATTTTAAAAAGCCTTTCCGATAAACCCCTAGAAGAATTAAATGAAGAAGAGCGAGCAAAAGCGCGCAATAAACTCGATACCATTAATCGTGCAATGGCGTTAACCGGTCAAGAGCAATCATTCCCCATTCCTAAAGAGTTACTGACAGAACAAGAACGTAAAGAGCTTGCCAAGACGCCGCCTGACGTTAAACAAGTACCCAATGTCGAAAATACTGGCGTTGAGAAACAAGAGACAAGCTCATTACTCAATAATGACTCCAATCAACAAGGCGTGAACGAAACGGATCAAACTCATGCTAATGAATCCACCAAACCAAAAGACGAAGAAAATCAGAATGCTATAGAAGGCAACAGCAAAGACAAAGCCGTGCCTGAAGCTCCAGAGACGCCTAATACCAATGATATAGGCATCAATGTTGATGATGATAATGTAACGGTCAATTTTCCGTTTTTATCTGAAGAAGATAATAAGCAACTTTCAGAACGCCTGAAAACCAACATTAAAAAACTGAAAGATCCGGATGAGCGTGAAGATTTTTGGAGTGATATGTTAGAGGTGATTCCAAAGCTTATGTTGTTGTTGGTGCCCTTGTTCGCCATCGTTATGAAAATCAGTTACCCGTTTGCACGACGCTACTACATCGAGCATTTGATTCACGCGTTTCATGGTCATGCGTTTTTATTTTTAGCTATTTTACTTTCTTTATGGTTCGAAATTATCAATGACTCGTTGATTAGTTCCGATAATGGGTTGGTAAGGTTTATAGGCCATGGGTTTGGATTTCTTGAAGTAGCCATGCTGATTTGGATACCCATTTATTTTTTAATTTCGCTACGCGTCGTCTATCAGCAGAACTGGTTCTTAACGGTTTGGAAATGGTTCTTCCTAAGTCTACTGTATTTCATCATGGCGGCATTTAGTGCTACCGTCGCTCTCATCGTGGCGGTACTCTTGAACTAA
- a CDS encoding D-amino acid aminotransferase, giving the protein MSVSIVYLNGDYLPLAEASVSVMDRGFLFGDGIYEVIPVYAGQLFRLPQHLRRLNRSLSEILIDKSYLPEDLEEVSANLLSKNNVQNASLYWQVTRGQSSQRDHRFPSNTEVTCFATVNPLPSAAQQPDATGRKVISVEDVRWQRCDIKAITLLANCMARQQAENQRADEAIMVRDGFAIEGSASNLFMVQQGCLVTAPESHWILGGITRELILEIAREKGLRVSERLFTLDDLLQADEVWISSSMREIQPVVSVDGQAIGNGQAGPMWHQITEYYMAYKQKLYNGDIV; this is encoded by the coding sequence ATGAGTGTGTCCATCGTCTATTTAAATGGTGACTATTTGCCACTAGCAGAAGCCTCGGTATCCGTGATGGACCGAGGTTTTTTGTTTGGTGATGGGATTTACGAGGTGATTCCGGTCTATGCAGGACAATTGTTTAGACTGCCACAACACCTTCGTCGTCTTAACCGGAGTCTTTCCGAAATTCTCATCGATAAGTCTTATTTACCAGAAGATTTAGAAGAAGTGAGTGCAAACTTACTTAGCAAAAACAACGTGCAAAATGCGAGTCTATACTGGCAGGTAACTCGCGGGCAAAGCAGTCAGCGAGATCATCGGTTTCCTTCGAATACCGAGGTGACCTGTTTTGCCACCGTTAATCCTCTACCCAGCGCTGCACAACAACCAGACGCGACGGGTCGGAAAGTGATTTCAGTCGAAGACGTGCGTTGGCAACGCTGCGATATTAAGGCCATAACGCTTCTTGCTAACTGTATGGCGCGTCAGCAAGCTGAAAACCAAAGGGCCGATGAAGCTATAATGGTTCGTGACGGCTTTGCCATCGAAGGATCAGCCTCTAATTTATTTATGGTTCAACAAGGCTGCCTAGTGACTGCCCCTGAAAGTCATTGGATTTTAGGTGGAATCACCCGAGAACTTATTTTAGAGATAGCGAGAGAGAAGGGCTTGAGAGTAAGTGAGCGGTTATTCACCCTTGATGACTTGTTGCAAGCCGATGAAGTTTGGATCAGCAGCTCTATGCGTGAGATACAGCCTGTGGTTAGTGTTGATGGGCAAGCCATTGGCAATGGGCAGGCGGGCCCGATGTGGCATCAGATAACGGAGTATTATATGGCTTACAAGCAAAAGCTGTATAATGGCGACATTGTTTAA